GGTGGAAACAACAGTACCAGTTAAGATCTTACCACGGATGGAAACCAAACCAGTGAATGGACACTTTTTGTCAATGTAAGAACCTTCAATAGCAGTCTTTGGGGTTTTGAAGCCCAAACCCACGTTCTTGTACCATCTCTTGGTTCTTCTGTTGGCCTTAGCCTTTGGGTTGGTGAAGATGTGTGGTTGCTGTAAACATACTTGTTAGTAAAAATGCACTCACACAAATAAACACCGCATGCAAAGCTGAATTACCACGACAATGCTCACGATATTCTTTCACATCTCTCATGATTAAAATCACTTGGTCCCACCGCTCTATTATCCACATGTATCAAACCAAACTCAGACAACCGCAGTACCACTGCTAACCTATCTATCGTATAAGAGCCCTGAGCCTTCCGGTAGAAGCCTCTTATATCTTAATAATAACCcacctttttcaaatctcGAAAGCATCGGCTTAATGAAGAAATCGTTGATGTAATAATAAGCCATCAAATTGCACACAGCGTTAAATAGCACACTCTTAATATCATACCTTTTGGAAAGCTCTTTCAGCTTGAACAGTCAATTCAGTGGACATCTCGTGCTTATAGTTACTAAAGCTTTGAACTATCAAATGATACGCAAGCTACTGTTAAACCCTGTCTAATAATAAGATTCCATACGTTGAAAATTTGTGTGAACAGTATGGATCACGATGGTATGGGTGGACTGGGTAGAGAGCGCTGTGTAGAAGGAGCCAGCGAGCTAGCTGGAGGGAGCCGAGCCTAGCTCGAGCTGCGCCGCAACAGAATGATTAGACAGGCGAGCTAGGCTCTGAGCGCAGCTAGCTCGCTGGCCCAGAAGGATGCTCCCGGCCCGCACACACGCGCATCGGATGCGGGTAGAACTGCCAAATACGGATGAATGTCGAAAATTGTTAGAAAGAAAAGTCCCTGAAAATTACAATATGTACGGGTGTAAAATAAAGCAGTCACGGATTGGAAAAGGTTACTTATACctaaaaaagaaaaaacaagTTCTGTATACATTTATCAAACTGCGGAAGTTTAGAATTTTTATAGTGGCATGATCACTAAATAGGTGTAATATTAAGTAGTTCCCATATTAGTTAGGCGGGCATTTCTTCTGCAAATCGTCAAATACCTTTTTACTTTGCAGTAGCATGTCAAATATGAATGTATGACCGCCGTTTAGACGTAAAGTAGTCTTAACTCCTCTTGAGAAATCCAGAAACCTGTCGACAACAAGCTTATTAGCTAGTGATATGGTGGTGCCTGCGTAGTATTTTGGAATCACGTGCAACTCTATATATTTGTCTAGTTCGAAAACCAGATCATTTGGGGAGTCATTAAAATCGGAATATGATTTCTTATGATGGGGTATTAGGAATTCGTTACGGAATTGATCAAGTTCAGTGTAGAATCGCTCGATATAATTGGAGTCTTCAGGGAGTTGCTTGTATTCGCTTTGTTTGACTCCAAACGCAGGGGGCATGATGGGTCTATCAAGCAGCGATTTAGAAGATATTCTAGCGGTAAAGAATAAAGACCTCCTGAAGGTAAGTGGAAGCATGGCTTGATGGGTCGAGCTTTAAAGACAGTGCTAGTGTTTAGATATGGTTAATAGAGGATTTTTCAAGAGTTTATTTcgttattttatttacattGGTATTCTCCTGACGTATGGTATGATGAGGTGCATAAAGAGAACATCCCTAAAGGTATAAATTAAATGGAGGTGCAAGGAAGAGATGAGGCATGTTGAAGAATAGCTGAACAAATACAACGAAAAGGGGCGATGTTGCCACGTACAAGATCCTTGTCTGAGGGTTAGGAGGGAGTTTTAGAGTTGTTGGCTATGGGGAAGTCTATGCAGCCCCCCCAAAAATAATTGTAAATATACATTAGATTTTCTATATGccatatttatattttctttatatatatattatatatatattatatatttatattatataactATAAATATTactctatatataataaattatattAGAATATATTCCCACCCAAAACTGTTGTCTTTGGGCTCTGGggtttattaaaaaaaattgcaaATCGGATAGGTCGACGTATATTCCGCGAGGGGCAATTAATTGCCTATACAGTCGCTCTGTGTGCTAGGCTGAGCGGACACTCGTATGGTGTATAAGCATCGTATATATACTTCACTACTTGGAAAGCACATACTAAAGTTGCAGGAACTTTTTGGTCCAGTTCTTGAAGCGCAGAGGGGCAATGACCAGCGTTGCGCCAGCAacaaattccaaaattgaACTTGTTAAATAACTTGCTGACCGCTTACCCAACTCCCTTCAGTAGTGATCTTGTAGCAAAAAAAAAGTCCAGAGTATACTCTGCTCAGTAAGAGCAATGTTGCAGCTGCACGTGGCTGAGAGACCTTTGTCTTGGTTTTGAATGGTATAAAGCGAAGGCACTCTGGCGGCACTCTGGCAGCACCATGGATGCGGTAGCCGGAGCGCAGTCCCCTGTCTGTATCCATCTACCATACGTTATCCGCAAACAAGAAGCTCGTGTAATGTCTGAGGGCTAGTCACATGCTAACTAATATTTAAGTTGTCTAATTCTAATTCTAGTTCCCCAACATAAATATCACTGAGATTTATGAACTCAAAGCTTAGATCCAGATTACTGAACTGGCGGAAAGCAGAAAATCTatggaattttttattctcGAGATTGCATGGCAGATTACGTTATCATGCAACGTTCGCTCGAATCCCgttctttttccaattaGTCGATGCTGACGCGGGCGACTCCGTGCGACATCTGAGTGTCTGCGTCTGACACAAAATTTCGTACATCAATACTACCATCACAAAAACAGTTATTTAAACTTCAATTTAGATGCCTGAACCCTTGGTATTTTAGAGGTTATTTATTCTATATATGTTTGCAAAAAAGATACCGCATCTATATTAGCATTGGAAAGCCTTTTTATAGCTTTTCAGAAACTGACATTAGGCTATATATCAAGAATAAATTCCGTTTGCTATCATAGAATTCAAGCTGATTATTTGGAGTTTAATTGCTAATTAGAGTTTTACTGCTTTCCGAAAGATGAGTATTGTACTAAATAACAATCTCAGCATTAACACTCAACAGTTACCAGATGTATTATTCAACGATTTGGGTCTGTCTACAGTAGAACTAATGTCCGATGAGCAAGCTCAACGAGTCTCTGCGGCGTTGACGTCTAATGAGAACAAAAGTTCTGCTGAAAATGGCTCCAGTTCTGAAGAAGCTGCATCTAAAGAATTGCAAAAGGCATCTCATAAAAAGAGACAGAAGGCTAAGAAACTTTTACGAAAATGGAAGCAATCTGTGAAACAGAAGTTGCATATGACGGAATACAATCAAAACGgtaatttttcaaacaaccAAGGAACAGTAACCAGTATAGGTGAGCTCAAAGATGCTCTAAGCTGTTATTACAGGTTTAAATCAGAtgaatcaaaaattgaGGAAATGTTTGAAACAATAATGTTTAGAAATAATACACAGAGCCCGCCAGTTACAAGAGATCAGGAGCTAAGGGAATTAGTTCCATTTGAAATTATAGGAGAGCAGAAGCTAAATGATTTAAGGAAAAAATTGGATGTATTTAGTAATTGTTTGTCAGCCCTAGATGACGATAAGCCTTGGAATCAAGCTAGCGGCTTCAATTCTCCAGTCATAGACTCCAAGGTGCCACGGTCGGAAATTGGCGGATCAGGTTCCCCCCCAGAATTAGTATCGGGAATTTCTACATTAGACAGCGGAGCTGCATCTGAGTCGTTGGAGAAGAATTCATTCTGCCAGATACTAAGCGGTGAAGAATGTGGGATTAACGGTTCATCGGAATCTATACAGGAAGGAGGTCACGGTTCAGGTAGTTCGAAGACTTCATCAATAGTTGAAAAACTAGCGTCCTTTGTAAGAACACCAAAAACTAGCGAGACAAGTCCTATGGACACTGTCAGATTGAGTTCCCCACTAGATAGTGGATTTGAAGTACAACGTTTAGTGATCCCCAC
This Eremothecium cymbalariae DBVPG#7215 chromosome 5, complete sequence DNA region includes the following protein-coding sequences:
- the RPS11B gene encoding 40S ribosomal protein uS17 (similar to Ashbya gossypii ABL091C), with product MSTELTVQAERAFQKQPHIFTNPKAKANRRTKRWYKNVGLGFKTPKTAIEGSYIDKKCPFTGLVSIRGKILTGTVVSTKMHRTIIIRRDYLHYVPKYNRYEKRHKNVPVHVSPAFRVKLGDIVTVGQCRPISKTVRFNVLKVASAAGKANKQFTKF
- the GIP1 gene encoding protein phosphatase regulator GIP1 (similar to Ashbya gossypii ABL089W), whose product is MSIVLNNNLSINTQQLPDVLFNDLGLSTVELMSDEQAQRVSAALTSNENKSSAENGSSSEEAASKELQKASHKKRQKAKKLLRKWKQSVKQKLHMTEYNQNGNFSNNQGTVTSIGELKDALSCYYRFKSDESKIEEMFETIMFRNNTQSPPVTRDQELRELVPFEIIGEQKLNDLRKKLDVFSNCLSALDDDKPWNQASGFNSPVIDSKVPRSEIGGSGSPPELVSGISTLDSGAASESLEKNSFCQILSGEECGINGSSESIQEGGHGSGSSKTSSIVEKLASFVRTPKTSETSPMDTVRLSSPLDSGFEVQRLVIPTFRMNAGKNMDVSHIVENLKSGTITERDLLYLASMYTSQEVGFMDKSFYDEQGNEADNESATSDEYEIEHQTIGTDDKECCKQISANENNDSVKFDRFSYLVIYNASKKCDSSRLKKRSIEDCGENSHPPAPAADSGYDGDDEAVHSNNITESEESLHKSILKSKSNDKEFLESQRAVKCDKVSVDEFLEFFEKYENERREGEYVLSFARDKQLSNYYSKEYFPEIGRLDVPVKASNEFARSKMATEHNIGRELMDVKNEVGTCTCADCSNDTIVEAN
- the FMP23 gene encoding Fmp23p (similar to Saccharomyces cerevisiae YBR047W), encoding MLPLTFRRSLFFTARISSKSLLDRPIMPPAFGVKQSEYKQLPEDSNYIERFYTELDQFRNEFLIPHHKKSYSDFNDSPNDLVFELDKYIELHVIPKYYAGTTISLANKLVVDRFLDFSRGVKTTLRLNGGHTFIFDMLLQSKKVFDDLQKKCPPN